CGACTTTGGAGACGCGATCCTGCATTATCGTCGAACCCTGGAACTCAACCCGGCGTTGATCGACACCCGCTTCAATTTGGCTTTAGCTCTGACGAAGGAGCAACGGGTCGAGGAGGCAGGAGAGGAGTTTCAAAAGCTCGTCGACGCGCAGCCGGATTTTGCTGCCGCCCGCTACTATTTGGGTAATATTCTCCTCGCTCAAGGACAGATCGAAAAGGGGGTGGAGCAGCTAGAAGAGGCGGTCCGGCTCCAGCCGGAATTTGTGGCGCCGCACGAGGTTTTAGGAAAAATCCTCGGTTTGTTGGGCAGAAGAGACGAAGCCATCCGACATTATGAGGAAGCATTGCGGATACTAAAAACCCAGAAGCCAGAGCAGCCCCCCAGCTAGTTGCATTTCTCTCTGTCATAAACCACCCGTGTCATTGCGTTGTGGGCGAAACGCCTCATCACGACTTGCAAGATCGCGGATAAGCGATTAGACTTTTTTCATGAGTCCCGACGAGATTAAGACGACTTTGGAGACGGCGCTGCCCGATTCCGTCGTGCGGGTGGACGACCTGACCGGCGGCGGCGACCATTTTCAGGTTTGGATCATCTCTGAGGCCTTCGAGGGCAAGAGCCTTGTGGAACAACACCAGATCGTCTATGGAGTGCTCAAGGAAGGTCTGGGGAGCGAGCGCATCCACGCCCTGGCTCTCAAGACTTACACTCCGGCGCAATGGGAGCGCGCGGCGCAAAAATAAAGGAGGCCATTCATGGCTGATGACGTTCTATCTAAAATCGATCAGCAGGTGAAGAACAACAAAGTGATGCTGTACATGAAGGGCAACCCGAATGCTCCGCAGTGCGGCTTCTCGGCCCACACCGTGGAGATTTTACGGTCCTACGGCATTCCCTTTCAAACGGCGGACGTGCTGTCCGACCCTGCTGTGCGAGAGGGAATCAAGCGCTACTCCAACTGGCCGACGATCCCTCAGGTCTTCATCAACGGGAAATTCGTCGGCGGCTGCGACATCCTGCACGAGCTGCACGAGCGCGGCGAGTTGGAGCCGATGCTCAAGAGCGCGTTCGAAAAATAAGCCGGAGCGGAGGGTGCGGAGATGGCGGAAGCGGTCCGATTTTATTACAAAGCCACCTGAACGACCTGCCGCAAAGCAAGAAGTTTCTTGCAGGCAAAGAAAGTAGCGTTCGAAGAGCGGGAATACGGCAAAAATCCGCTTAGCGAGAAGGAGCTGCGCGAGCTGGTCGCCGACGAGCCGGTGGAGAACATCCTTAATTCGCGGAACGAGCTCTATCGCGAGCGGAACATGAAGCAGAAGCCGCCGTCGAAAGAAGAGGCAATCAAGCTCATTCTAAAGGAGCCGAACCTGCTGAGGCGGCCGGTGATCGTCAAAGGCAAGAAAAAGATTCTGGGTTTCAACGAGTCCGAGGTAGCCAAGCTTCTCTGACGGAGTCCGGGAGGTCGATATGCCCCGTTCGATTCGCCGCAATGAGCTGCACGCCCGCCGCGTAAGGCGCCGGAGCTTGAAAAAACTGCGCGCGCGCTTCGCCAAGGCCAAGACCAGCGCCGACAAGGAAAAAATCCTGGCCAAAGTCGCGCGCATCGCTCCGGGCGTCAGCCCCGACCAGTTCGTCGCCCCGATCAAGCCGGCCTAGCGGCGCTCATGCGCGAAGTTCTTACGAGCGGAAGCCGTGAGCGGTGAATCGGGCGTAATGATTAAGAAGAAGATTTCGAAATTAGCGGAAATCTGTCCGGATGTTCAATAGACTCAAGGGACAAATCTACGTCCAAGTCCGGCCAGTGCAGGTGATCCGGCTCAAACCACTCGACCCGCAATATTGCTCCGATCGGGGCATTCTTGAACCAAGGGAACTCACTGAAAGGCACGAAAAACTCCTTATCGCTCAGCAGAAGCCAGAATCCGTGCTTCGAGACGTGCGTAACCTCAGGGTCTGAAGTGTTTTTGCCAAGCTTTTCGGATTTCATCTTCATGTTCTTCTATAAGACTTCGAGCCGTGCCTAGGTCTTTGTTATTTAAGCCGTAATTCTGCGCCAATTCAAGTCTCGGCTCCATCCAGAACTTGGCTTCTCCATGTCCACAATGGACATGCACATGCATACGGGTTTCCTCGCGGGAGAAAAAAAGAACCGAAACCCTCTTTGCTCGAATATCGTTGGACTCACTGATCGCCAAATAGCTTTAGCCGACTCACTGTCCTTGCTCTTCTACGACGCCTGTCCTTGAATGCGCCGGCGCAATTCGAGCGGCGAGGAGACATTGTGGAAAATTTCCCGCACCCCGCCCGTTCCCGTCAGCGTGACCGAGCCGTAGCCGAAGATTCTTCCCGGCACGCTCTGATCGACCAGGATAGCCTCGACGTGCCTTAGCAATAACTCCAACGTCCGCCTGCGCACGAAACCCACCTTGAAGACGACGCGCTTCGTCGTAACGCCGAATTCCGAAGTCCTGTAATGCACGAAAGCCGGCAGCCAGACCAGGAAACCCAAGAGAGCGACGACGCCCGCGGTGATCGGCTCCACCCAGAGCAGCGCCGCTCCGACGGCGATGAGTAAAAACGACTTGAGAAAAATGATCCAGTGCAGGCGCGCCAGATAAACGATTCGCTCGTCCGGCAGCAGGTTCGATTCGATGTAGGCCACGTCTTTCTTTGCTAAATGCCGGTGCCAGCAACGAGCTCATAGTGCTCGACCGTAGGAAAGGGATCGTAGAAATGGTGCAGCAGGCGCTTCCACTCGAGATAGGCCGCCGATTTGCGAAAACCCTGGGTATGGTCCTCGATCGCGCGCCATCGTACGAGCAGAAGGTAGCGGTTCGGCGTCTCGATACAGCGCTGCAGTTCGTGCGAGAGATAACCCTCCGCGGATGCGATGATCGTCTGCGCTTCGGCAAAGGCCGCCTCGAAGCGACCCGTCTGCCCCGGCTTCACATCGAGAATCGCGACTTCAAGAATCATGACCGGCCGTCTTAACTCCTGCGCCCGACTTGGGCCCGTAGTGCGATGCGCGCGCGCTATCTCAGATAGCCCAGCAGCTCGTTGAAGTTCTTGATTCTCTTGACCCGCGGGTGCGCGAAGGACTGATTGTACTGGCGGTGCGGCATGATCACCGTGGCCTGGGTTTTTTCCGCCACCTCCCGGCAGTTTTCATAGCGATCGTCGACAAAAAGCTTGACGCCGAGGCTCTCGACCAGAGCGGATTTGTATTCCTGGGTGAAATGAATCACCGGCTTGCTGATGCCGTGCCTCTGCAGCCAGTCGGACGTAACCTGATGAATGTCGTAAGTATCGTGCCCATGGCGGTGGGTGATGAAGACGAGCTGCCCGCGGCGGCTTAGAGCCTCCAACGCCTCCCACTCCGACGGCGCCAACAGCGGAGCGAGCTGCGGCCAAAAGTCCCGCTCATGAGCGAGGCCGGCCAGGCATGCTCGCAGTTTTTCTTCCGTAAGCTCGGGATGGTCTCCGAAGTTGAGATCGGTGATCATCTCCGCCGCAAACGGACCGCAGCCGGTTTTTTTCTCCACAAAGCGGAGAAACGGACCGAGAAAATCCGCCACCACGCCGTCGATATCCATTCCAACAAGCATGGGAACAATGTAAGTGAAAAACTCCCCGCCGTCAAATATTTTGGCGGAACCTTTGAAAAAGGTTCATCTCGCCCGCCCGCGGGTCTCTCTCCGGGCCGATGCGATACGTCCGGTGTTACGCGGCACGAGAGTTCTAAAAGAAGCTCTACGGTACGCTTGATGTTCCTCGTCCCACGCATCGGCCCTCCAAGAAACCCCCAGGCGTGCTTTGCACTTCTCTCTGTTGACCCCGGCCCGCCGCTGACATAAATGTGGTGGCGGGAGATTCACCCATGAACGGAGAAAAGGAAAAAGTATTGCAGCAGCTCGATCGCGCGCGGCTCGTCGACATCGCTAAAAGAGTCGCCGACATAGTCAGCATCACCGGCGAAGAGAGCGAGATCGCCCATTATCTCGGCGGAGAGTTCGCTGGCCTCGGCATGGAAGTCCGCTACCAGGAGGTGGAAGAAGGACGGCCGAACGTCATCGGAACATTAAAAGGCTCCGGCGGCGGCGCGACCTTGATGTTCTGCGCCCACATGGATCACTTCGACAACCCGCAGGAGACAAAGGTCGAAGGCGACCGAATTTACGGCCGAGGCCTGGTCAACATGAAGAACGCTTTTCCCTGTTACATCGTGGCGGTGGAGATGCTGAAGAAATCCGGCTTACCGCTCAAAGGCGACATCATCATCTCCGGCGTCGTCGGCGAAATCGAGAAGGCGCAGGTCGGCAGGTTTTCCGGCAAAACCTACCGCGGCGCGGGCGTCGGCGCGCGCTACATGATGGACCACGGCGTCACCGCCGACATGTGCATCATCGGCGAGCCGACCGGATTGCAGCTTCAGATCGGCAACGCGGGATTGGTTTGGGCCGACGTGACGGTGGAAGGAAAAGCCGAGAACTTCGTGCTCCAGGCGAGCAAAGTCGCGCAGGCGATACAAGATTGGGAAAAAGACTATCAGCAAAAGTTCAAGCATCCTTTCATGCTGCCGACGGTCCAGATCGGCGCGATCGAAGGCGGCAACCCTTTCAAGCCCGGCACTCAGCCGGCGGCGCACCTCTATGTGATCGTGAAGACGCTGCCGGGGACGCCGACGATGCCGATCCAACGGGAGCTGGAAGCGGTCTGCGCGAAAGTAGAAGAACGAGAAAAAGACATCAAGACCAGAGTCCAGCTCTATTTATCCACGACCGGCTACGAGATCTCCAAAGACGAAAAAGTCGTGAAGGTCATGGAGCAGGCGCATCAACAGGTCTTCGGCAAGCCGGTGCAATACCCGATGGCCAAGCGCTACGGCATCACGAGCGACGGTTCGCGCATCGCGTCTTACGGAGTTCCGGTGATCACCTACGGCGCGGGCTTCGGAACGCATTTGATCGATCCCACCGAGCCCCGGATCACCGAGTGGGACAACCCTTCGGGGGTCCGGCGCGGCGTCGGCATCCAGAACATGGTGAACTGCACGAAAGTCTACGCGCTGGCGGCGCTGGAGGTGTGCGGCAAGACCCGGCAAGAGATCGGCCTCAAATAGAAACGCCGATGCATGTAACCCTGGCGCACTACCGCAACCGTTTTTGCATGTTTCGCACTTACTATGCGATCGCCGCGGGCATCGTGAAGGCCGACGGGCTCGACGTCTCCGTCGTCGAAGTTCCCGATCCTCCGAGCCGCGCGCAAGAGGAGGCGTTGATCGAAGGCGACGTCGAACTCGCCAATCTCTACCTGCCCAACTTTCTCCGCGTGAAACTTGCCGGCGCGCCGATCGCCGGAATTTCCACGGAATGGAAATCCACGGCCAAGGGCAACGGCATGTTCGTCCGCGCCGATGGGCCGGTGAAGAGACCGGAGGATCTGACCGGCCGCCGAGTCGCCTCGCATCATAAGACGCCGCACGCGGTGCACCGCTATCTGCTGAAACACCGCTACGGCGTCGACGAAGCGACGCTCGAATGGCAATCGTTCCCTCAGGAAGAACTGCTCGGAGCATTGAAGAACGGCGAAGCCGACGCCGTGGTGTTGATCGACCAGTTTTTTTTTCGCGGCGAGCGGGATCGGGAAGTGCGCTGCCTCTACACGGACGGGGAGGCATGGCAGGCGCTCACTGGCTTTCCCGAGATGATCAAGCACATGGTCGCCGTGCGCGAGCCGCTTCTGCGCGAGCATCCGGAGCTGAGAGAAAAACTTTTAAGCGCGTTTAAAGCGTCCTTCGCGTACAGCGAGCGGCACCTGGCGGAGATCGCCGATAAGTTCCTGGCGCGCTACGGCGGCGACCGCGAGGCGATTTTAGCCTCGGCGCGCTATCCCAAAATTGAATTCACTTTTACGGAAACGGAGCTGAAAATCGCCGAGGATGAAATGAAAATGCTCGTCGAGATGGGCGAGCTCGCGCGCGAGATTCCCATCGCGCCGCTCTTCGTGATATAGCAATTTTGAATTATGAATGATGAATTATGAATTTTAAATTCAAAACTCAAAATTCAAAATTCAACATTGTTCTAGCGGCGGCAACTTTTCTATTTTGCTTGCAGGCTGCAACGCCCGCTGCCCAAGAGAAGAAAAATATCCGCCTCGTTTTGGTGAGCCTCTCCTGGAACAGCGAGATTCCGCTTCGCGTCGCGATGGCCAAGGGCTACTTCAAAGAGCAGGGACTCAACGTCGAGCCGGTTTTTATTCGCGGCGGACCGGCGGCGTTGGCCGCGATGGTTTCGGGCGACGCCGACTTCGGCAGCATCGGCGGCGCCCAGGCCGTGATCCGCGCGCGCTCTCGCGGCCTCGACGTGTCTATCATCGGCTCGATATCGAACAGCGTCAACTACGCCGTCGTCGGCGCCAAA
The DNA window shown above is from Candidatus Binatia bacterium and carries:
- a CDS encoding BolA family transcriptional regulator, translated to MSPDEIKTTLETALPDSVVRVDDLTGGGDHFQVWIISEAFEGKSLVEQHQIVYGVLKEGLGSERIHALALKTYTPAQWERAAQK
- the grxD gene encoding Grx4 family monothiol glutaredoxin, whose amino-acid sequence is MADDVLSKIDQQVKNNKVMLYMKGNPNAPQCGFSAHTVEILRSYGIPFQTADVLSDPAVREGIKRYSNWPTIPQVFINGKFVGGCDILHELHERGELEPMLKSAFEK
- a CDS encoding DUF6800 family protein encodes the protein MPRSIRRNELHARRVRRRSLKKLRARFAKAKTSADKEKILAKVARIAPGVSPDQFVAPIKPA
- a CDS encoding DUF4160 domain-containing protein codes for the protein MHVHVHCGHGEAKFWMEPRLELAQNYGLNNKDLGTARSLIEEHEDEIRKAWQKHFRP
- a CDS encoding PH domain-containing protein; translation: MAYIESNLLPDERIVYLARLHWIIFLKSFLLIAVGAALLWVEPITAGVVALLGFLVWLPAFVHYRTSEFGVTTKRVVFKVGFVRRRTLELLLRHVEAILVDQSVPGRIFGYGSVTLTGTGGVREIFHNVSSPLELRRRIQGQAS
- a CDS encoding DUF2442 domain-containing protein, with the protein product MKSEKLGKNTSDPEVTHVSKHGFWLLLSDKEFFVPFSEFPWFKNAPIGAILRVEWFEPDHLHWPDLDVDLSLESIEHPDRFPLISKSSS
- a CDS encoding antibiotic biosynthesis monooxygenase; this translates as MILEVAILDVKPGQTGRFEAAFAEAQTIIASAEGYLSHELQRCIETPNRYLLLVRWRAIEDHTQGFRKSAAYLEWKRLLHHFYDPFPTVEHYELVAGTGI
- a CDS encoding MqnA/MqnD/SBP family protein; this translates as MHVTLAHYRNRFCMFRTYYAIAAGIVKADGLDVSVVEVPDPPSRAQEEALIEGDVELANLYLPNFLRVKLAGAPIAGISTEWKSTAKGNGMFVRADGPVKRPEDLTGRRVASHHKTPHAVHRYLLKHRYGVDEATLEWQSFPQEELLGALKNGEADAVVLIDQFFFRGERDREVRCLYTDGEAWQALTGFPEMIKHMVAVREPLLREHPELREKLLSAFKASFAYSERHLAEIADKFLARYGGDREAILASARYPKIEFTFTETELKIAEDEMKMLVEMGELAREIPIAPLFVI
- a CDS encoding M20/M25/M40 family metallo-hydrolase — encoded protein: MNGEKEKVLQQLDRARLVDIAKRVADIVSITGEESEIAHYLGGEFAGLGMEVRYQEVEEGRPNVIGTLKGSGGGATLMFCAHMDHFDNPQETKVEGDRIYGRGLVNMKNAFPCYIVAVEMLKKSGLPLKGDIIISGVVGEIEKAQVGRFSGKTYRGAGVGARYMMDHGVTADMCIIGEPTGLQLQIGNAGLVWADVTVEGKAENFVLQASKVAQAIQDWEKDYQQKFKHPFMLPTVQIGAIEGGNPFKPGTQPAAHLYVIVKTLPGTPTMPIQRELEAVCAKVEEREKDIKTRVQLYLSTTGYEISKDEKVVKVMEQAHQQVFGKPVQYPMAKRYGITSDGSRIASYGVPVITYGAGFGTHLIDPTEPRITEWDNPSGVRRGVGIQNMVNCTKVYALAALEVCGKTRQEIGLK